In a genomic window of Scheffersomyces stipitis CBS 6054 chromosome 4, complete sequence:
- a CDS encoding predicted protein yields MVPSSISAARRNAIRSSIELVIRRGLLSRSTRTSFILAFIYVVLPKLIRRSFSLARKGKVKEIPRNALHTIIRGLHHSGFPVFIGRMVATLNILSPIVKSILVTSKVPLSKSTLTFLTTFIASSLSSLINFPSFQKRSVTYDRYYTLDMTLVLATRALDTLVSTYAPQILKHYHYSGLTSLSTYGDALLFIVSSYFIMDTWFSRPERLTPGYRNWISASSHMDEELVTAFRQFRCGELHYIKPGEKAEKQDSNYMILQDYCKSKGMNPSDGDLSLPGVIPCRVLHGFSTDSCIKHVLIKFGKSFTLAFNLYGTLNLIMFLIRRGSPKKYLLNTIRSSVFLGSFTALDWLFLCSFRKLSYYFTNVSNDFWECASPNLGSMACGFSIFVESPHRRKELSLYVAPKAIGTFLSAEPTERNLRLETLAFSLSFGLLVAYARADVNRVRGLVGGALGAIFRN; encoded by the coding sequence ATGGTTCCTTCGTCAATCTCCGCTGCAAGACGAAATGCTATCCGATCTTCAATAGAGTTGGTGATACGTAGAGGACTCCTCTCTCGTTCTACAAGAACATCCTTCATATTAGCGTTCATCTACGTCGTCTTGCCTAAATTGATAAGACGTAGTTTCAGCTTAGCCAGAAAAGGTAAGGTGAAAGAGATTCCCCGTAATGCTCTACACACCATCATCAGAGGCTTACACCATCTGGGATTCCCAGTATTCATTGGAAGAATGGTTGCAACCCTTAATATATTGTCTCCTATAGTTAAAAGTATACTCGTTACTAGTAAGGTTCCATTATCCAAGTCTACATTAACATTCTTGACGACTTTCATTGCTAGCtcactttcttcattgattaactttccttctttccagaagCGATCTGTTACTTATGACAGATACTATACTTTAGATATGACGTTGGTGTTGGCAACTAGAGCGTTGGATACATTGGTGTCAACATATGCACCTCAAATATTGAAGCATTACCATTACTCTGGGTTGACTTCCTTGTCAACTTATGGAGATGCTCTATTATTCATTGTTTCCTCCTACTTTATCATGGACACTTGGTTCTCACGCCCAGAGCGGTTGACTCCAGGGTACAGAAATTGGATCTCGGCATCTTCGCACATGgacgaagaattggtaACAGCATTTCGTCAGTTTCGATGCGGAGAATTGCATTACATCAAACCAGGAGAAAAGGCGGAGAAACAAGACTCCAACTATATGATACTACAAGACTATTGCAAGCTGAAGGGCATGAACCCGTCTGATGGCGATCTTTCTTTACCAGGCGTGATTCCTTGCAGAGTTCTCCATGGATTCAGCACAGATAGTTGTATTAAACATGTTTTGATAAAGTTTGGAAAACTGTTCACACTCGCGTTCAACCTCTATGGAACATTAAACTTAATCATGTTCCTCATACGAAGAGGAAGCCCCAAAAAATACTTGCTAAATACCATCAGATCATCAGTATTCCTTGGTTCTTTCACAGCCTTGGATTGGCTCTTTTTGTGTCTGTTCAGAAAGCTCTCGTACTATTTCACGAATGTGTCGAATGATTTCTGGGAGTGTGCATCTCCTAATCTTGGGTCCATGGCTTGTGGATTCAGTATCTTTGTAGAAAGTCCTCACAGACGAAAGGAATTATCGCTTTATGTTGCTCCAAAGGCAATCGGAACTTTTCTTTCAGCAGAGCCCACGGAGAGAAATTTACGCTTAGAAACACTTGCATTCAGTTTGAGTTTTGGACTCCTCGTTGCTTACGCCAGAGCAGATGTGAACAGAGTGAGAGGATTGGTCGGTGGCGCTCTTGGAGCTATCTTTCGTAACTAG
- a CDS encoding predicted protein, which produces MSASMSVHSLIDKFSSQEKASKSSGSSASSNTNTNPNTISSTSSASNPSSASRIPQKRPASTSELDNPHTQTQGDNADTEAFHSIDKTGLLSLLGPNVSSFPYSENAFIETVKLRAEQEKTKQDFYRVEIANKNLSIIQTALRAQIPVNLIPLMCVGNTTEGPENAQLQQLQQYQQQQSQPQSQPHSQVQPQSQSHKPSESTHYQKSHSRSSSGGLIRSTMLSDTLNASPVPPINYRFGTGSSSNTSAVRRPLSPAKIGAAAVANLASPTTPYRGVPTTGSSSSRRGRSIQSHQRHFSMPVESPSLRQSRTNTIDLAPAEYPSQQQLSARSKGANLQPLPPPGNPSLQLQSPLGATSTIQVKPSPAQPLHKQSKSTEPPSQESMTSFQHIIQFHHWKPEGPGQGPIIGGGNPFIPQSSQQQNAHKRQKSESMSVDLVSPSETLAPPLPRVPGAGQRQQRSLSSHPTTESRENENEDHDMTVDVDTVSDISNTTAGDSSKLIPRNDANESILDSANPPHISHSRQSSNVGRYPHDILSPSSR; this is translated from the coding sequence ATGTCTGCTTCCATGAGCGTCCATTCCCTCATAGACAAGTTCTCCAGCCAGGAGAAGGCATCGAAGAGCTCCGGCTCCAGCGCCAGCTCAAACACAAACACAAATCCAAACACAATCTCATCGACTTCATCTGCATCCAATCCTTCCTCCGCATCCAGAATTCCGCAAAAACGCCCAGCATCGACTTCTGAACTCGACAATCCTCATACGCAAACACAGGGTGATAATGCAGATACGGAAGCTTTCCATTCCATTGATAAAACAGGATTGCTCTCGCTTTTGGGGCCCAATGTATCGTCCTTTCCATATTCAGAAAATGCCTTCATCGAAACCGTGAAATTACGAGCTGAACAGGAGAAAACAAAACAGGACTTCTACCGGGTCGAAATTGCCAACAAAAATCTCTCGATCATCCAAACAGCTCTTCGAGCACAGATCCCCGTCAATCTCATTCCATTAATGTGCGTAGGAAACACGACGGAAGGGCCTGAAAATGCCCAGCtccaacaattgcaacaataccaacaacagcaatcACAACCACAATCACAACCACATTCTCAAGTACAGCCTCAATCACAATCTCATAAACCTTCTGAATCTACCCATTACCAGAAATCACACAGTAGATCTTCCAGCGGTGGCTTGATTCGTCTGACAATGCTTCTGGACACATTGAATGCCAGTCCGGTGCCTCCAATAAATTATAGATTTGGTACTGGTTCTTCGTCGAACACTTCTGCAGTTAGAAGGCCGCTTTCACCTGCTAAAATTGGTGCTGCTGCAGTTGCAAACCTAGCTTCACCTACTACGCCGTATAGAGGTGTTCCTACTACTGGTTCTTCGTCTTCCCGACGTGGAAGATCGATTCAGCTGCATCAACGGCACTTCTCTATGCCTGTAGAATCACCCAGTTTGCGCCAAAGTCGCACAAACACCATAGATTTAGCACCGGCTGAGTATCCTTCACAACAACAGCTTTCGGCAAGATCGAAAGGCGCCAATCTCCAGCCTCTACCGCCACCCGGAAACCCTTCCCTCCAGCTCCAATCGCCACTAGGAGCTACTTCCACCATACAAGTAAAGCCATCACCAGCACAGCCACTTCACAAACAAAGTAAACTGACAGAGCCTCCTTCTCAAGAGTCAATGACTTCGTTCCAGCATATCATCCAGTTTCACCACTGGAAACCCGAGGGTCCGGGGCAAGGACCAATCATAGGAGGTGGAAACCCTTTCATACCACAACTGTCTCAACAGCAGAATGCTCACAAAAGACAAAAGTCAGAAAGCATGTCAGTAGACTTGGTTTCACCTTCAGAAACTTTGGCTCCTCCATTGCCCCGAGTTCCTGGGGCAGGCCAAAGACAGCAGCGGTCGCTATCGTCCCACCCTACAACAGAAAGTCGtgaaaacgaaaatgaagacCATGATATGACTGTAGATGTAGATACCGTTTCTGATATCAGCAACACCACGGCCGGGGATTCGTCCAAGTTGATTCCTCGCAACGATGCCAATGAAAGTATACTTGATTCAGCTAACCCTCCCCACATCTCCCACTCACGCCAGCTGCTGAATGTGGGCAGATACCCCCACGATATCCTTTCTCCCTCAAGCAGATAA
- a CDS encoding predicted protein, whose product MKIKSLEEKVASLTIELKNRDEQLSHSKNVYVNGESGENGTKEENERNSAQDESVQELSDKLAAAIDERDEIQRSYDALLGRLQSVKTIFNKLKVAESELEETKDTLALAVDENASLKEKIQVLAAMETKNEHDSAVVKKLKEQNEDLNGECDRLSDSLTKTRREYQSQLEELQDEKYSLENQNSKLSKKINELKVEISEFNLIRDELNMENKNSLLKIEELNDKITGRDTEISQLYSTIKESERANNEKQSAFNSAEVKYKSQIESLEKALAAAKAESVSKSKELAQAQEQIEQLKVESKEAEQLKVEINNKQLIIGKLRHEAIILNEHLTKSLTMLKQHGGEGNKTIDKELISNVVISFLQFPRGDTKKFEALQLISALLEWSESQRVAAGLSHTGPASKSEDGDKQKQSFVNLWTDFLEKESSGK is encoded by the coding sequence ATGAAGATTAAGCTGTTAGAGGAAAAGGTTGCATCTTTGACAattgagttgaagaatagGGACGAACAATTACTGCATCTGAAAAATGTGTATGTAAATGGAGAGTCCGGAGAAAATGgcaccaaagaagaaaatgagcGAAATAGTGCCCAGGATGAAAGCGTACAAGAGCTTTCTGATAAGTTGGCAGCTGCTATAGACGAAAGAGACGAGATTCAAAGGTCGTATGATGCATTGTTGGGCAGGTTGCAATCTGTGAAAACgatattcaacaaattaaAAGTAGCAGAGTCTGAACTAGAAGAGACGAAAGATACTCTTGCACTTGCAGTGGATGAAAATGCCAGtttgaaagagaagattCAAGTGCTAGCGGCCATGGAGACGAAAAACGAGCATGACAGTGCCGTGGTtaaaaaattgaaagagcAAAATGAGGATTTGAATGGTGAGTGTGACAGGTTATCGGATTCGTTAACCAAGACGagaagagaatatcaaCTGCAGCTTGAAGAGCTCCAGGATGAAAAGTACAGTTTGGAGAACCAGAACTCGAAGCTTTCGAAAAAGATCAATGAGctcaaagttgaaatcaGCGAGTTCAATCTCATCCGCGACGAGTTAAATATGGAAAACAAAAAttctttgttgaaaatcGAAGAGCTCAATGACAAAATCACTGGTAGAGATACTGAAATCAGCCAATTATACTCGACTATCAAAGAACTGGAAAGAGCTAACAACGAAAAACAGCTGGCATTCAATTCTGCTGAAGTAAAGTACAAATCCCAGATCGAACTGTTGGAAAAAGCGTTAGCTGCAGCAAAGGCGGAGTCAGTTTCCAAGCTGAAAGAGTTGGCACAAGCACAGGAACAAATAGAGCAGCTCAAGGTGGAGTCCAAGGAAGCTGAACAGTTGAAGGTGGAAATTAACAACAAACAGTTGATAATCGGCAAGCTCCGTCACGAGGCCATCATTTTGAACGAGCACTTGACCAAGTCGTTAACTATGTTGAAACAGCATGGTGGTGAAGGCAACAAAACCATAGACAAGGAGTTGATATCCAACGTTGTCATCAGCTTTTTGCAGTTTCCTCGTGGTGATACCAAAAAGTTCGAAGCATTGCAGTTGATCAGCGCTTTGTTGGAATGGTCCGAATCCCAGAGAGTTGCGGCTGGCTTGAGCCATACTGGCCCAGCTTCCAAGAGCGAAGATGGAGATAAACAAAAGCAAAGTTTTGTTAATCTCTGGACCGATTTCCTTGAGAAGGAGTCGAGTGGAAAATGA